CCTGCATTTCGTCACCCACTATCAGGATGCCTCGGAACGCACCGAGGACCGGGTCGCACGGGTCACCTCCACACTCCGACAAGTCGGTGTCCCGATGATCCTCACGACGATCAGCACCGCCGCGGGGTTCCTCTCGCTGCTCATCACCGGGGTCAGACCCATCCAGCAACTCGGTCTGTTCACGGCAATCGGAATCGGATTCGCCGGCGTCGTCTCGTTCTTCTTCCTCCCTGCACTCCTCAGTCGGCTGGACATCGAGCCGAAGCACCACACGGCGATCCTCGGGCCGCGCGTCGTCACCGCCATCAAGGCCCTGGCACGGCCACGCTGGATCGCCGCCGTCCTGACCGTGGGGCTGATCGCTTTCTCCGCGGTCTTCATCCCTCGCCTCCAGGTCGACTCCGATCAGTTGTTCTTCATCAAGGAGAACCATCCCCTCCGCCAGAGTTTCAACGAGACGGCCAAGATCTTCGGCGGTGCCACACCGCTGATCGGCGAGTTCGCCTACGACCCCAACGGCAGCGCGGATCAGCTGACACATCTCGAGACCCTGGAGCGGGACTTCGAACGGCTGCCCGGCATCCGCACCGTCTTCTCGGCGGCCGACCTGGTCGGCAAGATCCCACCTGCCGAGATGGATGCCGTCCTCGCAGGGACGGCGGCGTTGCCGCTCGGCCGGATGGCAACCCAGGACGGGCTGCGCTTCATCGTCTTCCCGGGACCGTTCGAAACCAAGGACCTGCGTACCTGGCTCGACTTCGCGGACGCGCACGACGAAGTCCGCGTCCTGACCGGCATGCCGGTTCTCTGGGACGAGATCGCCAGGCTCGTGATTCGAGCCCAGATCGGGTCGCTCATCGCCGCCTACGTCCTCGTCGCCCTGATGCTGCTCGCCGCATATCGCAAGGTCCGCCAAACCCTGGTGGCACTCGCTCCACTGGTACTCACGACCGGCACCCTGCTGGGCTTCATCGCCGCGTCCGGCATCCAGTTGAACCTCGTCACGGCGATCGCCTCGTCGATCGTCATCGGCGTCGGCATCGACTACTCGATCCACTTCATCGCCGCGATCGACTACGCGCGTCCGGCCGGAGACGGCTATGTCCTACGGGCAATCGACAGTGCCGGCCGTCCGATCGTCGCCAACGCTCTCGGCATCGCCCTGGCGCTGAGTGCGTTGTGGCTGTCGCCGCTGAAGATCCATCCGGAGATCTCGATGATCATGTGGGTCTCGATGACGACCGCTGCGGTGACCGCGCTCGTCGTCATCCCGGCACTCCTGCCCGCAGCGGGGATGCGAGAGCCGGCGTCGAGTTCGAACCCCTAACCTTCCTCCGTGGCAAAACCACTCGGATCGAACTATTGGAAGCTCTGGACGGCGAGCGCCGTCTCCAATTTCGGCGACGGTGTCTCGACAATCGCCTACCCGTGGCTGGCATCTGCCATCACCCGTGACCCGGTGCAGATCTCGCTGATCGCCGTGGCGACGCGACTGCCGTGGCTCATCTTCACCCTTCCAGCGGGTGTCATCACGGATCGTGTCGACCGTCGCAAGATCATGGTCGTCATGGATGGGTTCCGTTTCCTGCTCACGATCACGGTTGCCTTTGTCGTGCTCGCAGGACATGAGGCACTCGCCTCCCCTACCGCCATCGCGGCAGGGACGGCGACACCACCGACGCACCGGGGTGCGTGGCTCGCCCTTCTGTACGGAACCGCCCTCGCCTTCGGGTTCGCCGAGGTCCTCAGGGACAATGCAGCCCAAACACTCATGCCGGCGTTCGTCGAACCGGAAAACCTGGAGCGTGCAAACGGCCGGCTGTGGGGCGCCGAGATGGTGATGAACTCGCTGGTCGGCCCACCCATCGGTGGCCTCATCATCGCCGCTGCGTTCTCGTTGCCGTTCTTCGTCGATGCCGGGACGTTCGCATTCGCCGCCATCGGACTGACGGTAATCTCAGGGTCGTTTCGGACCGAAGGGGCGGCCACGGGAAAGATCGCCTGGAAAACCGAGATAGCGGAGGGTGTGAAGTGGTTGTGGAGACACCGACTCTTGCGGTCGATGGCACTCATCCTCGGGGTCATGAACGCGATGTTCTCGATGGCACTTGCCACGTACGTGCTCTTCGTGCAGGAGATTCTGCACCTCGACGCGGTACGGTTCGGGCTGCTCCTCACCGCCGGGGCGATCGGTGGAACGATCGGAAGCGTCGTAGCGCCGCGCCTCTCCAAGGCGATCGGGTCGGGAACCTCGCTGTTCCTCATACTCATCGGGTCCGGCTTGACACTCGCCGTCACCGGCATCACCTCATCGGTCGGCGTGGTATGGGTGATGTTCTTCGTTGGGAGCTTCCTCGGTGTGCTGTGGAACGTGATCACCGTCTCGCTGCGCCAAAGCATCATCCCCGATCGTCTGCTCGGTAGGGTCAACAGCGTCTACCGGCTCTTCGCATGGGGCATGAT
The DNA window shown above is from Gammaproteobacteria bacterium and carries:
- a CDS encoding MMPL family transporter yields the protein MLVVTAIITLVAISMLFRLQVNADVTQFLTSGNERGEAWVALQDKYDTADPINVLVSVPEGKKISDKDVLIELVQLRDRLTALDGVAYVGSIVPAVNPLTGAAITPEMIEAIPEAMIGKFLSQNPVAGLLVSEDGRHTLMVAVPSGDPVKVARELTDIEPPQGLEVNYSGNPVIFATVLDMIGWFLLFIPPAVIILLLITFYANIGDRKLTILSIVPALLGALWTFGLIFGLGHEVDIVSVLVPIYVIVMGSADGLHFVTHYQDASERTEDRVARVTSTLRQVGVPMILTTISTAAGFLSLLITGVRPIQQLGLFTAIGIGFAGVVSFFFLPALLSRLDIEPKHHTAILGPRVVTAIKALARPRWIAAVLTVGLIAFSAVFIPRLQVDSDQLFFIKENHPLRQSFNETAKIFGGATPLIGEFAYDPNGSADQLTHLETLERDFERLPGIRTVFSAADLVGKIPPAEMDAVLAGTAALPLGRMATQDGLRFIVFPGPFETKDLRTWLDFADAHDEVRVLTGMPVLWDEIARLVIRAQIGSLIAAYVLVALMLLAAYRKVRQTLVALAPLVLTTGTLLGFIAASGIQLNLVTAIASSIVIGVGIDYSIHFIAAIDYARPAGDGYVLRAIDSAGRPIVANALGIALALSALWLSPLKIHPEISMIMWVSMTTAAVTALVVIPALLPAAGMREPASSSNP
- a CDS encoding MFS transporter, encoding MAKPLGSNYWKLWTASAVSNFGDGVSTIAYPWLASAITRDPVQISLIAVATRLPWLIFTLPAGVITDRVDRRKIMVVMDGFRFLLTITVAFVVLAGHEALASPTAIAAGTATPPTHRGAWLALLYGTALAFGFAEVLRDNAAQTLMPAFVEPENLERANGRLWGAEMVMNSLVGPPIGGLIIAAAFSLPFFVDAGTFAFAAIGLTVISGSFRTEGAATGKIAWKTEIAEGVKWLWRHRLLRSMALILGVMNAMFSMALATYVLFVQEILHLDAVRFGLLLTAGAIGGTIGSVVAPRLSKAIGSGTSLFLILIGSGLTLAVTGITSSVGVVWVMFFVGSFLGVLWNVITVSLRQSIIPDRLLGRVNSVYRLFAWGMIPIGSLLGGVVVEVATKLASRDIGLRMPFLLGAVVFTILFVLALPRLNTRQIELARAEAEKPAS